From a single Ailuropoda melanoleuca isolate Jingjing chromosome 12, ASM200744v2, whole genome shotgun sequence genomic region:
- the RDH13 gene encoding retinol dehydrogenase 13: MNRYLLPLSVLGTAVGGAVLLRDYVAGGACPSKATIPGKTVIVTGANTGIGKQTALELARRGGNIILACRDMEKCEAAAKDIRGETLNHRVRARHLDLASLKSVREFAAKITEEEGQVHILVNNAAVMRCPHWTTEDGFEMQFGVNHLGHFLLTNLLLDTLKASAPSRIINLSSLAHVAGHIDFDDLNWEKRKYDTKAAYCQSKLAVILFTKELSRRLQGTGVTVNALHPGVARTELGRHTGMHSSAFSSFTLGPIFWLLVKSPELAAQPSTYLAVAEELGGVSGKYFDGLKEKPPAPEAEDEEVAQRLWAESARLVGLEMSGGSSVRGQPLPK; this comes from the exons ATGAACCGCTACCTCCTGCCGCTGTCCGTGCTGGGCACGGCGGTGGGTGGCGCGGTGCTGCTCCG AGACTACGTTGCGGGCGGGGCCTGTCCCAGCAAGGCCACCATTCCTGGGAAGACCGTCATCGTGACTGGCGCCAACACGGGCATCGGGAAGCAGACGGCCTTGGAGCTGGCCAGAAGAG GAGGCAACATCATTCTGGCCTGCCGAGATATGGAGAAGTGTGAGGCAGCGGCAAAGGACATTCGTGGGGAGACCCTTAATCACCGTGTCAGGGCCCGGCACCTGGACTTGGCCTCCCTCAAGTCCGTCCGAGAGTTTGCAGCGAAGATCACTGAAG AGGAGGGCCAAGTACACATCCTGGTCAACAATGCGGCTGTGATGCGGTGCCCCCACTGGACCACCGAGGACGGCTTCGAGATGCAGTTTGGTGTTAACCACTTGG GTCACTTTCTTTTGACAAACTTGCTGCTGGACACACTGAAAGCCTCGGCCCCTTCACGGATCATCAACCTCTCGTCCTTGGCCCACGTTGCAGGACACATAGACTTTGATGACTTGAACTGGGAAAAGAGGAAGTATGACACCAAAGCAGCGTATTGCCAGAGTAAGCTGGCCGTCATCCTCTTCACCAAGGAGCTGAGCCGGCGGCTGCAGG gcaCGGGTGTGACTGTCAATGCTCTGCACCCCGGTGTGGCCAGGACAGAGCTGGGCAGGCACACGGGCATGCACAGctctgccttctccagcttcACACTCG GGCCCATCTTCTGGCTGCTGGTCAAGAGCCCCGAGCTGGCAGCGCAGCCCAGCACATACCTGGCTGTGGCAGAGGAATTGGGGGGTGTTTCTGGAAAGTACTTCGATGGACTCAAAGAGAAGCCTCCAGCCCCTGAAGCTGAGGATGAGGAGGTAGCCCAGAGACTTTGGGCTGAAAGTGCCCGCCTGGTGGGCTTGGAGATGTCCGGTGGTTCCTCTGTGAGGGGGCAGCCCCTCCCCAAATAA